The Pan troglodytes isolate AG18354 chromosome 1, NHGRI_mPanTro3-v2.0_pri, whole genome shotgun sequence genome includes a region encoding these proteins:
- the LOC104003267 gene encoding SLAM family member 5-like → MELLQGVEPPPTSDMTLLSLSLVGHLMEVRIQVSFSWVLWLKVAETGMKVLVEAALSSLPCVCSTAANTSGAQGSAGKDSGAPIHLKGIRGGSVLFNAIEKLRVDVGTELEEVLWALGALTNHTQLLRVRRGADSPTWLKLQDKFKQRVHVPSMSSLRIENLAPEDSGQYFANITSTKGEGIFQVFYLTVYEPVPHPEFLAKSLSITPDLCNVTLECRAPGATEDLNVTWESKGLLRELEQRETPGPAPNPWTLAVNLPLCQCNTHLTCVVSNQVDQKAAILDLRKVCVQGEW, encoded by the exons ATGGAACTGCTACAAGGTGTGGAGCCCCCACCCACGAGTGACATGACCCTTCTCTCACTATCCCTTGTGGGACAT CTTATGGAGGTCAGGATCCAGGTGTCGTTCAGCTGGGTCCTGTGGCTCAAGGTCGCAGAGACTGGAATGAAGGTATTGGTCGAGGCTGCCCTCAGCTCCCtgccat GTGTCTGCAGCACTGCAGCCAACACTTCTGGAGCACAAGGCTCTGCAGGGAAGGATTCTGGAGCCCCCATTCATCTGAAGGGCATCCGAGGAGGTTCTGTCTTGTTTAATGCGATCGAGAAGCTCAGAGTAGATGTAGGCACTGAGTTGGAGGAGGTTCTATGGGCTTTGGGCGCTCTGACAAATCATACACAGTTGCTGCGAGTCCGCAGGGGGGCCGACTCTCCAACCTGGTTGAAACTCCAGGACAAGTTCAAGCAGAGGGTCCATGTACCCAGCATGTCATCCCTGAGGATTGAGAACCTGGCCCCTGAGGACAGCGGGCAGTATTTTGCCAACATCACCTCTACTAAGGGAGAGGGGATTTTCCAGGTTTTCTACCTCACTGTCTATG AGCCTGTGCCTCACCCTGAGTTCCTGGCAAAGTCACTGTCTATCACACCAGACCTGTGTAACGTCACCCTGGAGTGTAGGGCTCCAGGGGCCACAGAAGACCTGAATGTGACTTGGGAGAGCAAGGGCCTCCTCAGAGAGCTGGAGCAGAGAGAAACACCAGGACCAGCCCCCAACCCCTGGACACTGGCTGTGAACCTGCCCCTGTGCCAGTGCAACACCCACCTCACCTGTGTGGTCAGCAACCAGGTGGATCAGAAAGCTGCAATCTTAGACCTTAGGAAAGTCTGTGTCCAAGGTGAGTGGTGA